In the genome of Bradyrhizobium sp. CIAT3101, one region contains:
- a CDS encoding MDR family MFS transporter, whose product MNQFARQSSQSADIQTLPDDIAEELTRLPGEVISVSDAPSLAPPVPLSQDEVRTIVLSLMLTMFLAALDQTIVATALPTIGRQFRDVSNLSWVITAYLLASTAVAPVFGTLSDIYGRKAMIIVSLSLFIAGSVLCAIAPSMPMLILARGLQGLGGGGIMPVVQTVISDVVSPRERGQYQAYFSSVWMVGGILGPVIGGVFAEHLHWSMIFWINLPLAAAALALLLPKMKKIPVFHRKRKVDWLGGVLLMASAVVFMLVLTWGGTRYPWLSPTVLSMVGGAVALAVTFVWHARRSDEPFLPLKLLTGSVAPFALTAGGCGLGAITGLTVQLPLYYESVYHLSASEAGLALIPLAAVSTCGAAIAGRTMARAKHYKRVAIIGTSWAAICALGLTVTTLPLWGLLTLMAAFALGLGTTFPVCVVSLQNSVARPQVGTITGAMNFFRSLMSSFTVAAFAAILLIALGADIPLAGEHHAAGSIPAIPSEDMRHAFRYVFAAATALMTTAALCLIMMEERPLAGPSTAQPVEMAE is encoded by the coding sequence ATGAACCAGTTCGCACGGCAGAGCAGCCAGTCTGCCGACATCCAGACATTGCCCGACGATATCGCCGAGGAACTGACCCGCCTTCCGGGCGAGGTCATCAGCGTCAGTGACGCGCCTTCCCTCGCACCCCCGGTCCCGCTGTCGCAGGACGAGGTCAGGACCATCGTCCTCAGCCTGATGCTGACGATGTTTTTGGCCGCGCTCGACCAGACCATCGTCGCCACTGCGCTGCCGACCATCGGGCGCCAGTTCCGCGATGTCTCGAACCTGTCCTGGGTCATCACCGCCTATCTGCTCGCCTCGACCGCGGTTGCACCGGTGTTCGGGACGCTGAGCGACATCTACGGCCGCAAGGCCATGATCATCGTGTCGTTGAGCCTCTTCATTGCGGGCTCGGTGCTATGCGCGATCGCGCCGAGCATGCCGATGCTGATCCTGGCGCGCGGCCTGCAGGGACTCGGCGGCGGCGGCATCATGCCTGTCGTGCAGACCGTGATCTCCGACGTGGTGTCGCCGCGCGAGCGCGGCCAGTACCAGGCTTATTTCTCCAGCGTCTGGATGGTCGGCGGCATTTTGGGCCCCGTCATCGGCGGCGTGTTCGCCGAGCATCTGCACTGGTCGATGATCTTCTGGATCAATCTGCCGCTCGCAGCCGCAGCGCTCGCGTTGCTGCTGCCGAAGATGAAGAAGATCCCGGTGTTCCACCGCAAGCGCAAGGTCGACTGGCTCGGCGGCGTGCTGCTGATGGCCTCCGCCGTCGTCTTCATGCTGGTGCTGACCTGGGGCGGCACGCGCTATCCTTGGCTCTCGCCGACCGTGTTGTCGATGGTGGGCGGCGCCGTTGCGCTCGCGGTCACCTTCGTCTGGCACGCGCGCCGCTCGGACGAGCCGTTCCTGCCGTTGAAGTTGCTGACGGGATCCGTCGCACCGTTCGCACTGACCGCCGGCGGTTGCGGCCTCGGGGCCATCACCGGCCTCACCGTCCAGCTGCCGCTCTACTACGAGTCGGTCTATCATCTCAGCGCCAGCGAGGCTGGCCTTGCGCTGATCCCGCTCGCTGCGGTTTCTACCTGTGGCGCGGCGATCGCCGGCCGCACCATGGCGCGCGCCAAGCACTACAAGCGCGTCGCCATCATCGGCACCTCCTGGGCTGCGATCTGCGCGCTCGGCCTCACGGTCACCACGCTGCCGCTGTGGGGACTGCTGACGCTGATGGCCGCGTTTGCGCTCGGTCTCGGCACGACCTTCCCGGTCTGTGTGGTCTCGCTGCAGAATTCGGTGGCCCGTCCGCAGGTCGGCACCATCACCGGCGCGATGAACTTCTTCCGCTCGCTGATGTCCTCGTTCACGGTCGCCGCGTTTGCCGCGATCCTCTTGATCGCGCTCGGCGCCGACATTCCGCTTGCCGGCGAGCATCACGCCGCAGGCAGCATCCCCGCGATCCCCAGCGAAGACATGCGGCACGCGTTCCGTTACGTCTTTGCGGCCGCGACCGCGTTGATGACGACCGCCGCGCTCTGCCTGATCATGATGGAGGAGCGGCCGCTGGCCGGGCCCTCGACGGCGCAACCCGTCGAGATGGCGGAGTAG
- a CDS encoding alpha/beta-hydrolase family protein, with protein sequence MLGAVFFAAALTPTLIPRSYLTQGALAGGCFAIGYLAGVLWRRLWHYLELPEPSPRARSAANALVAAGCLLIVIAALWRTTAWQNAIRTVMKMEPVETAHPLKVCIVALITFVVLLVLGRLFALVARLLAAGTRRVIPRKVANVIGVLVAGLLFWSIASNVLIRTAFNVLDSSFRELDILFEPERPQPTASDRTGSPASLVKWKELGRMGRRFIASGPTAAEVSAITGRAAQEPVRVYVGLAARETAQARARLALDELKRQHGFERKLLVVITPTGTGWIDPAAMDTVEYLHHGDVASVAMQYSYLNSPLSLLFQPEYGAEAARALFAEIYGYWTTLPRDKRPKLYLHGLSLGALNSEKSAELFETIGDPIAGALWSGAPFESRIWRSITDNRNPGSPAWLPEFRDSRFVRFMNQNGPTVPPDTPWGPMRVVYLQYASDAITFFAYRDAYQAPAWMSAPRGPDVSPELRWYPIVTMLQLALDMAVATNAPMGFGHVYAPEHYIDAWVAVTDVNDWSAEALAQLKSHLAARARRAPDDDTDRGG encoded by the coding sequence ATGCTGGGCGCGGTGTTCTTCGCGGCCGCGCTGACCCCGACGCTGATCCCGCGCAGCTATCTCACGCAGGGGGCGCTGGCCGGAGGCTGTTTTGCGATCGGCTATCTCGCCGGCGTGCTGTGGCGCCGGCTGTGGCACTATCTCGAGCTGCCCGAGCCCTCGCCGCGCGCAAGATCTGCTGCGAATGCACTTGTCGCGGCCGGCTGCCTGCTCATCGTGATCGCAGCACTCTGGCGCACAACCGCATGGCAGAACGCGATCCGCACTGTCATGAAGATGGAGCCGGTCGAGACCGCGCATCCGCTCAAGGTCTGCATCGTCGCCCTGATCACGTTCGTGGTGCTGCTGGTGCTGGGGCGGCTGTTTGCACTGGTCGCCCGCCTCCTTGCTGCGGGCACGCGGCGCGTCATTCCGCGGAAAGTCGCGAATGTCATTGGCGTGCTCGTCGCAGGCCTGCTGTTCTGGTCGATCGCCAGCAATGTCCTGATCCGTACGGCGTTCAACGTGCTCGATTCTTCGTTCCGCGAGCTCGATATTCTGTTCGAGCCCGAACGCCCGCAACCGACGGCATCCGATCGGACCGGAAGCCCGGCATCGCTGGTGAAGTGGAAGGAGCTCGGGCGCATGGGGCGCCGCTTCATTGCCTCAGGCCCGACCGCAGCCGAGGTCAGCGCCATCACCGGACGCGCCGCGCAGGAGCCCGTGCGCGTCTATGTGGGCCTCGCAGCCCGCGAAACGGCGCAGGCGCGCGCCAGGCTTGCACTCGACGAGCTCAAACGCCAGCACGGTTTCGAGCGCAAACTCCTGGTCGTCATCACGCCGACCGGCACGGGCTGGATCGATCCGGCCGCGATGGATACGGTGGAATATCTCCATCACGGCGACGTCGCCAGCGTCGCGATGCAGTATTCCTATCTCAACAGCCCGCTGTCGCTGCTGTTTCAGCCCGAATACGGCGCGGAAGCCGCGCGCGCCCTGTTTGCGGAGATCTACGGCTACTGGACGACGCTGCCGAGGGACAAGCGGCCGAAGCTGTATTTGCATGGGCTGAGCCTTGGCGCGCTCAACTCGGAGAAATCCGCCGAGTTGTTCGAGACCATCGGCGATCCCATTGCCGGCGCGCTGTGGAGCGGTGCGCCGTTCGAAAGCCGCATCTGGCGCTCGATCACCGACAACCGCAATCCGGGCTCGCCGGCGTGGCTGCCGGAATTCCGCGACAGCCGCTTCGTGCGCTTCATGAACCAGAACGGGCCGACGGTACCTCCGGACACACCGTGGGGACCGATGCGGGTCGTCTATCTGCAATATGCCAGCGACGCGATCACGTTCTTCGCCTATCGCGACGCCTATCAGGCCCCGGCCTGGATGAGTGCGCCGCGCGGGCCCGACGTGTCACCGGAGCTGCGATGGTATCCCATCGTCACGATGCTGCAGCTCGCGCTCGACATGGCGGTCGCGACCAACGCGCCGATGGGCTTTGGCCATGTCTATGCGCCCGAGCATTACATCGACGCCTGGGTCGCGGTCACCGATGTCAATGATTGGTCGGCCGAGGCGCTGGCGCAGCTCAAGAGCCATCTTGCTGCGCGAGCACGACGGGCACCTGACGACGATACCGACCGCGGCGGATAA
- a CDS encoding GAF domain-containing protein: MTTLSNDAAGIDELKRQLQSAAAENARLRDRQNASAEILRTIAASPSDARPVFAAIASSSKRLLGGFSATVLQFIGDELHLVAFTPTSPEGDEGLKASFPRRIEDFPTFALVRGGETIQFPDCEASHVPQLNRDLARLRGFRSVLFMPLMNRGAAVGMISVTRTETGAFAPDLVELLQTFADQAVIAIENARLFNETRETLERQTATADILRVMAASPSDVQPVFDAIAANANRLIGGFSTAVLRYVDGAAHLAAFTPGDPAGDRVLQASFPVPFAQFPAYQLVANGQSAQLPDTELEPAARDIARARGFRSMLFTPLMSEGEAKGVIIATRRTTGTFAEHHVRLLQTFADQAVIAVKNVSLFNATREALERQTATADILKVIAASPADVTPVFQAISDSAKALVGGHSSTVTRVIDGMLHLAAFTTDNEAGNAELLSTFPAPLLSSGIHSRVATSGAYAFRSDMQNEEDLTEAMRELARTRGYRSILVIPMLRDGVAIGTIGVTRREAGHFPDKAISLLKTFADQAVIAIENTRLFNEVQDRTRELTESLEQQTATSEVLSVISRSNGNLAPVFEAMLGKAMQLCGANFGVLNTYDGTQFHTAATYGLPPAYDEFRRKAPLNYGPATAPARLLRGEPFVEMVDLVESDAYRSGEPNRRALVDLGGARCLLAVPLLQDERVVGNVMIFRQENRPFSRKQIALLSQFAAQAVIAIENARLLSELRQRTENLTESLQQQTATADVLKVISRSAFDLQAVLDTLVESAARLCEADVAAITRKSGSTYFRAGSYGFPAKFVEYVRDLPVRPDRRTITGRTLLGDKVVHVTDVLEDPDYFFEGQELSGNPRSFLGVPLLREGSTVGAIVLARRAIRPFSEKQIELVTSFADQAVIAIENVRLFDEVQDRTRDLAKSLDDLRAAQDRLIQTEKLASLGQLTAGIAHEIKNPLNFVNNFAALSAELTEELNEVLTPASLGDDVRNEVDELTSMLKDNLQKVVQHGKRADSIVKNMLLHSREGGGEYGLSDINALVEETLNLAYHGARAEKPQFDVTLRRELDPAAGSANLFPQEISRVLLNLISNGFYAVAKRQAGSGAGTFEPVVTATTRDRGDAVEIRIRDNGIGIPDDVKAKMFNPFFTTKPAGEGTGLGLSMSHDIVVKQHGGTIDVATEPGQFTEFTILLPRNSGFADNKG, encoded by the coding sequence ATGACCACCCTTTCCAACGATGCTGCCGGGATCGACGAGCTCAAGCGGCAATTGCAGTCCGCCGCGGCCGAGAACGCGCGGCTGCGCGATCGGCAAAACGCCAGCGCCGAGATCCTGCGCACCATCGCGGCCTCGCCTTCCGATGCCCGGCCGGTCTTTGCGGCGATCGCGTCCAGCTCAAAACGCCTGCTCGGCGGCTTCTCCGCCACCGTGCTCCAGTTCATCGGCGATGAGCTGCACCTCGTGGCGTTTACGCCGACGAGCCCGGAAGGGGACGAAGGGCTGAAGGCGTCGTTTCCGCGGCGGATCGAGGATTTTCCGACCTTTGCGCTGGTTCGCGGCGGCGAGACGATCCAGTTTCCCGACTGCGAGGCCAGTCACGTGCCGCAGTTGAACCGCGATCTGGCGCGGCTGCGCGGCTTTCGCAGCGTGCTGTTCATGCCGCTGATGAATCGCGGTGCGGCGGTCGGCATGATCAGCGTCACGCGCACGGAGACGGGCGCATTCGCACCCGACCTCGTGGAGCTGCTCCAGACCTTTGCCGACCAGGCGGTGATCGCGATCGAGAACGCGCGACTGTTCAACGAGACGCGCGAGACGCTGGAACGCCAGACTGCCACAGCCGACATTTTGAGGGTGATGGCAGCTTCGCCCTCCGACGTGCAGCCGGTGTTCGATGCCATCGCCGCCAATGCCAACCGGCTGATCGGCGGCTTCTCCACCGCCGTGCTGCGCTATGTCGACGGCGCGGCGCATCTTGCAGCCTTTACGCCGGGCGATCCCGCCGGCGACCGCGTGCTGCAGGCCTCGTTCCCGGTGCCGTTCGCCCAGTTCCCGGCCTACCAGCTCGTCGCCAATGGCCAATCGGCGCAGTTGCCCGACACCGAGCTCGAGCCCGCGGCGCGTGACATCGCCCGCGCCCGCGGCTTCCGCAGCATGCTGTTCACGCCGCTGATGAGCGAGGGCGAAGCCAAGGGCGTCATCATCGCCACGCGGCGCACGACCGGCACGTTCGCCGAGCATCATGTCCGTCTGCTGCAGACCTTCGCCGACCAGGCCGTGATCGCGGTCAAGAATGTCAGCCTGTTCAACGCCACCAGGGAAGCGCTGGAACGGCAGACGGCGACCGCCGACATCCTCAAGGTGATTGCGGCCTCGCCCGCCGATGTCACGCCGGTGTTCCAGGCGATCTCAGATAGCGCCAAGGCGCTGGTCGGCGGACATTCCTCCACCGTCACCCGCGTGATCGATGGCATGCTGCATCTGGCGGCGTTCACGACAGACAATGAAGCCGGCAATGCGGAGCTGCTCAGCACGTTCCCGGCGCCGCTGTTATCGTCGGGCATTCACAGCCGCGTGGCGACCAGCGGCGCGTACGCGTTCCGCAGCGACATGCAGAACGAGGAAGACCTGACGGAAGCGATGCGGGAGCTGGCGCGGACGCGCGGCTATCGCAGCATCCTCGTGATTCCGATGCTGCGCGACGGCGTTGCGATCGGCACCATCGGCGTGACGCGGCGCGAGGCCGGTCATTTCCCCGACAAGGCAATCAGCCTGCTCAAGACCTTTGCCGACCAGGCCGTGATCGCGATCGAGAACACACGGTTGTTCAACGAGGTGCAGGACCGCACGCGCGAGCTCACCGAATCCCTGGAGCAGCAGACCGCGACATCGGAGGTGCTCAGCGTCATCAGCCGATCGAATGGCAATCTCGCGCCGGTATTCGAGGCGATGCTCGGCAAGGCAATGCAGCTCTGCGGTGCCAATTTCGGTGTGCTCAATACCTACGATGGCACGCAGTTCCACACAGCCGCCACTTACGGCTTGCCCCCCGCCTATGATGAATTCCGGCGCAAGGCGCCCCTCAACTATGGTCCGGCCACCGCGCCCGCGCGCCTATTGAGGGGCGAACCGTTCGTCGAAATGGTCGACCTTGTGGAGTCGGACGCCTATCGCAGCGGAGAACCGAACCGCCGGGCGTTGGTCGATCTCGGCGGCGCGCGCTGCCTGCTCGCGGTGCCGTTGCTTCAGGACGAGCGCGTGGTCGGCAACGTCATGATCTTCAGGCAGGAGAACCGGCCCTTCTCGCGGAAGCAGATCGCCTTGCTAAGCCAGTTCGCGGCGCAGGCCGTGATCGCCATCGAGAACGCACGGCTGCTCAGCGAATTGCGTCAGCGCACCGAGAATTTGACCGAGTCGCTGCAACAGCAGACGGCGACTGCCGACGTGCTCAAGGTCATCAGCCGCTCGGCGTTCGACTTGCAGGCCGTGCTCGATACGCTGGTCGAATCGGCGGCGCGCCTATGCGAAGCCGATGTGGCGGCGATTACCCGCAAGTCCGGCAGTACCTATTTCCGGGCAGGCTCCTACGGCTTCCCAGCCAAGTTCGTCGAATATGTAAGGGATCTCCCGGTCCGGCCAGATAGGCGCACCATCACGGGCCGGACTTTGCTCGGCGACAAAGTGGTCCATGTCACCGACGTGCTGGAAGATCCCGACTACTTCTTTGAAGGCCAGGAACTGAGCGGCAATCCGCGTAGCTTCCTCGGTGTGCCCTTGCTGCGCGAAGGCAGCACGGTAGGCGCAATTGTTCTCGCACGTCGCGCAATCCGGCCGTTCAGCGAAAAGCAGATCGAACTCGTTACAAGCTTCGCCGACCAAGCCGTCATCGCGATCGAGAATGTGCGCCTCTTCGACGAGGTGCAGGACCGCACGCGCGACCTTGCGAAATCGCTCGACGATTTGCGCGCGGCGCAAGACCGGTTGATCCAGACCGAGAAGCTCGCCTCGCTCGGCCAGCTCACCGCCGGAATCGCGCACGAGATCAAGAACCCACTCAACTTCGTCAACAATTTCGCCGCGCTCTCGGCCGAACTGACCGAGGAGCTGAACGAGGTGCTGACACCCGCTTCGCTCGGCGACGATGTCCGCAACGAGGTCGACGAGCTGACGTCGATGCTGAAGGACAATCTGCAGAAGGTCGTGCAGCACGGCAAGCGCGCCGATTCCATCGTCAAGAACATGCTGCTGCATTCGCGCGAAGGCGGCGGCGAGTACGGCTTGAGTGATATCAACGCGCTGGTCGAGGAGACCCTCAACCTCGCCTATCACGGCGCGCGCGCCGAGAAGCCGCAGTTCGACGTGACGCTGAGGCGCGAGCTCGATCCGGCGGCAGGCTCCGCAAATCTGTTTCCGCAGGAGATCTCACGGGTGCTGCTGAACTTGATCTCGAACGGGTTCTACGCGGTGGCAAAGCGCCAGGCAGGGAGCGGAGCAGGCACTTTCGAGCCGGTCGTGACCGCCACGACCCGCGACCGCGGCGACGCCGTCGAGATCCGCATCCGCGACAACGGCATCGGCATTCCCGACGACGTGAAGGCAAAGATGTTCAATCCGTTCTTCACCACAAAGCCGGCCGGCGAAGGCACCGGCCTCGGACTGTCGATGAGCCACGACATCGTGGTGAAGCAGCACGGCGGCACGATCGACGTCGCGACGGAGCCGGGCCAGTTCACGGAGTTCACGATCTTGCTGCCGCGGAACAGCGGTTTTGCGGACAACAAGGGATAG